From a single Planctellipticum variicoloris genomic region:
- a CDS encoding enolase C-terminal domain-like protein — translation MRIQELTAYHVRIPLRKAITHASHSRTDTDSLVVCCRLEDGTEGWGEGLPRAYVTGETIDSAWQQLGEPGLVGSLSGRYSGLPDVVERLRHFRLPAVPGDDRECFGNSVRCAIELSVLDAACRSSGVPLSYVTTLVPEADPFRQSVDRVRYSGVFTAMSLWGQYVRAIKLRVFGFHQVKVKVGVPGVDDRRLLQRLRRLLGSSFDLRIDANEAWSCANLEERLRELTPFGIKSVEQPVPHAQVGGLAALRPRLGVPIMLDESLCSLVDARRAIEAGTCDLFNLRLSKCGGFLSSLLLAAAAHRAGLACQLGCQVGETGILSAAGRHFASSVSGLRSLEGSFDRFLVRETLTREDLTFGRGGYAPALAGPGLGISIDRPALQRVTQAELCLPVANP, via the coding sequence ATGCGCATCCAGGAACTGACCGCGTACCACGTCCGCATCCCGCTGCGGAAGGCGATTACGCACGCGTCCCATTCCCGGACTGACACCGATTCGCTGGTGGTCTGCTGCCGGCTGGAGGACGGGACGGAAGGCTGGGGCGAGGGGCTGCCTCGAGCGTACGTGACCGGAGAAACCATCGATTCCGCCTGGCAGCAACTCGGGGAACCGGGGCTCGTCGGGTCGTTGAGCGGAAGGTATTCGGGTCTGCCGGACGTCGTGGAACGTCTGCGCCACTTCCGACTTCCAGCCGTTCCGGGCGACGATCGTGAGTGTTTCGGCAATTCGGTCCGCTGCGCCATCGAGCTGAGCGTACTGGATGCGGCGTGCCGATCGTCCGGCGTTCCGCTGTCGTACGTGACGACGCTGGTTCCCGAGGCGGATCCGTTCCGGCAGTCGGTCGATCGCGTGCGTTACAGCGGCGTCTTTACCGCGATGAGCCTGTGGGGACAGTATGTCCGGGCGATCAAGCTGCGCGTGTTCGGATTTCATCAAGTGAAGGTGAAGGTCGGCGTTCCCGGCGTCGACGATCGTCGGCTGCTCCAGCGATTGCGGCGGCTGCTCGGTTCGTCGTTCGATCTCCGCATCGACGCCAACGAGGCCTGGTCCTGTGCCAATCTTGAAGAGCGATTGCGTGAATTGACCCCCTTCGGCATTAAGTCCGTCGAGCAGCCAGTGCCACATGCGCAGGTAGGCGGGTTGGCGGCTCTGCGGCCTCGACTGGGTGTGCCGATCATGCTCGATGAATCCCTCTGCAGCCTGGTCGATGCCCGCCGGGCGATTGAGGCCGGGACGTGTGACTTGTTCAATCTCCGCCTGTCGAAGTGCGGCGGCTTTTTGTCGTCGTTGCTGCTGGCGGCTGCGGCGCACCGGGCGGGTCTCGCCTGTCAGCTCGGGTGCCAGGTGGGGGAGACGGGGATCCTGTCGGCGGCCGGGCGTCACTTTGCGTCGTCGGTCAGCGGACTGCGTTCCCTGGAAGGGAGCTTTGATCGATTTCTGGTGCGCGAGACGCTGACACGGGAAGATCTGACCTTTGGTCGAGGCGGGTACGCACCGGCCCTTGCCGGCCCTGGATTGGGGATTTCGATCGATCGCCCCGCGCTGCAACGGGTGACTCAGGCCGAGCTTTGTTTGCCGGTCGCGAATCCGTGA
- the pduL gene encoding phosphate propanoyltransferase, whose product MTQVLGNYSRQDIERIVRTVLQKQMGGGVAPAPAARNPLVVNISARHVHLTQEHVEILFGKGSELEPTKWLYQDGYYAAKQTVAVLGPRRRVLPDVRVLGPCRDASQVELAFTDGISLGIDLPVRISGDHRETPGCVLMGPKGVVELKAGVIRAMRHVHMGPSDLEYYGVKNGDKLNLRVVSQFCTTTLEDVVVRADPKVKLEVHLDTDEGNAVDLEHASSVELIKQEPCACKVPH is encoded by the coding sequence ATGACGCAAGTGCTGGGCAACTACAGTCGGCAAGACATCGAGCGGATCGTCCGCACGGTTCTGCAGAAGCAGATGGGGGGCGGCGTGGCTCCTGCCCCGGCGGCCCGCAATCCGCTGGTGGTCAACATTTCGGCCCGGCACGTCCATCTGACTCAGGAACACGTGGAGATCCTGTTCGGCAAGGGTTCGGAGCTCGAACCGACGAAGTGGCTCTACCAGGACGGCTACTATGCCGCCAAGCAGACCGTGGCGGTTCTGGGGCCTCGTCGACGCGTGCTGCCGGATGTTCGCGTCCTCGGCCCGTGCCGCGACGCCTCGCAGGTGGAGCTGGCCTTCACGGATGGAATTTCGCTGGGGATTGATCTGCCGGTACGGATCAGCGGCGACCATCGCGAGACGCCGGGCTGCGTGCTGATGGGGCCGAAGGGTGTGGTCGAGCTCAAAGCCGGCGTGATTCGCGCCATGCGGCACGTTCACATGGGGCCGTCCGATCTCGAATACTACGGCGTGAAGAACGGCGACAAGCTGAATCTGCGGGTGGTCAGCCAGTTCTGCACGACGACGTTGGAAGACGTCGTGGTGCGGGCTGATCCGAAGGTGAAGCTGGAAGTCCATCTCGACACGGACGAGGGAAACGCCGTCGATCTTGAGCATGCCTCCAGCGTGGAACTCATCAAGCAGGAACCCTGTGCCTGTAAAGTCCCTCATTGA
- a CDS encoding coproporphyrinogen-III oxidase family protein, translating to MSTDTSAATEVGSYFVSNYPPFSLWQREYVSEIHSAFEAEPDRTVPLGLYIHIPFCRKRCKFCYFRVYTNQNAKAIERYVEALAREVQLLSELRGVKGRSLKFVYFGGGTPSYLSSRQLRFLREELSRSVTWDNADEVTFECEPGTLNEEKVKTLRDIGVTRISLGVENFDDAILEANGRAHHAPEVYKAYDWIQSAGFPQVNIDLIAGMIGETDENWTKCVAEARKLAPDNITIYQMELPHNTLISKEMKELGVTSPIANWDTKRRWVNEAYDTLALDGYRASSGNELIKNPATDHFVYRDNVWRGCDLLAAGVSSFGHFQGVHYQNLDQIEEYLTTVEGGELPVNRALRPTPHQMLIREFVLLMKEGHVSAGQFREKFGVDVLEEFAEPLANQQAKGYLNVEGDEIVLTRKGLLQVDTLLTEYFEPEHRSVRYT from the coding sequence ATGAGCACCGACACTTCAGCAGCCACCGAAGTCGGCAGCTACTTCGTGTCGAATTATCCGCCTTTCTCGCTCTGGCAGCGGGAGTACGTTTCGGAGATTCATTCGGCGTTTGAGGCCGAGCCGGATCGAACCGTGCCGCTGGGGCTCTACATTCACATTCCGTTCTGCCGGAAGCGCTGCAAGTTCTGCTACTTCCGGGTCTACACGAACCAGAACGCCAAGGCGATCGAGCGATACGTCGAGGCGCTCGCCCGCGAGGTGCAGTTGCTGAGCGAGCTGCGCGGAGTCAAAGGGCGATCGCTGAAGTTCGTTTACTTCGGCGGCGGCACGCCATCGTACCTCAGTTCGCGACAGCTCCGGTTTCTGCGGGAGGAGCTGAGCCGGTCGGTGACCTGGGACAACGCCGACGAAGTGACTTTCGAATGCGAACCGGGGACGCTCAACGAAGAGAAGGTCAAGACGCTCCGGGATATCGGCGTGACGCGGATTTCGCTGGGCGTCGAGAACTTCGATGACGCGATTCTGGAAGCCAACGGGCGGGCGCATCATGCGCCGGAAGTTTACAAGGCGTACGACTGGATCCAGAGCGCCGGTTTTCCGCAGGTCAACATCGACCTGATTGCGGGAATGATCGGCGAGACCGACGAGAACTGGACGAAGTGCGTCGCCGAGGCGCGCAAGCTCGCTCCGGACAACATCACCATCTACCAGATGGAGCTGCCGCACAACACGCTCATTTCGAAGGAAATGAAGGAGCTGGGCGTCACGTCGCCGATCGCGAACTGGGATACCAAGCGGCGCTGGGTCAACGAAGCCTACGACACGCTGGCCCTGGACGGCTATCGGGCGTCGAGCGGCAACGAACTGATCAAGAATCCGGCGACTGACCACTTTGTCTACCGGGACAATGTCTGGCGCGGCTGCGATCTGCTGGCGGCGGGGGTTTCGTCGTTCGGCCATTTTCAGGGCGTGCATTACCAGAACCTGGATCAGATCGAAGAGTACCTGACGACGGTCGAAGGAGGCGAACTGCCCGTGAACCGCGCGCTGCGGCCGACGCCGCACCAGATGCTGATCCGCGAGTTCGTTCTGCTGATGAAGGAAGGCCACGTTTCGGCGGGGCAGTTCCGCGAGAAGTTTGGCGTGGACGTTCTGGAGGAGTTCGCCGAGCCGCTGGCGAACCAGCAGGCCAAGGGCTACCTCAACGTCGAGGGGGACGAGATCGTCCTGACGCGAAAGGGGCTGTTGCAGGTCGACACCCTGCTGACGGAATACTTCGAACCCGAGCACCGGTCCGTCCGCTATACCTGA
- a CDS encoding BMC domain-containing protein, with translation MANAMEALGMLETKGLVCLIEGVDAMLKAANVQFIGWEKVGSGIVTAFVRGDVAAVKAAIDAGAGAASKIGEVVSVQVIPRPHEELSSVLPKAKGGSGSAA, from the coding sequence ATGGCTAACGCGATGGAAGCTCTCGGAATGCTGGAGACCAAGGGACTGGTCTGCCTGATTGAAGGCGTGGACGCCATGTTGAAGGCTGCCAACGTCCAGTTTATCGGCTGGGAAAAAGTGGGCAGCGGGATCGTCACGGCGTTCGTCCGCGGCGACGTCGCCGCGGTGAAGGCTGCGATCGACGCCGGCGCCGGCGCCGCCAGCAAGATCGGCGAAGTCGTCAGCGTGCAGGTGATTCCCCGCCCGCACGAAGAGCTTTCGTCTGTCCTGCCGAAGGCCAAGGGGGGCAGCGGCTCCGCCGCCTGA
- a CDS encoding HAD-IA family hydrolase: MFRRDAVRVIVFDAGGTLLHPDPPVPVIYASVAAKYGVACDVAELEGKFRDAFRRSESAELPGLTDPGNRLRTSEAVEAERWRWIVRESLGDFPDFEACYVELFAWFARPEAWACYPDVLPVLSRLLEDGWPLALASNFDHRLHAVCEATPELARLQPRCISAEIGFRKPAPEFFAAVAAKCDCAPGELLMVGDDPNMDVAGARDAGWQAVLIDRRGRTPGLGLSSLAELLPLLPPR; the protein is encoded by the coding sequence ATGTTTCGTCGCGACGCAGTGCGAGTGATCGTGTTCGATGCCGGCGGGACGCTGCTGCATCCGGATCCTCCGGTCCCGGTGATCTATGCGAGCGTGGCGGCGAAGTATGGCGTTGCGTGCGACGTGGCGGAGCTGGAGGGGAAGTTCCGGGATGCGTTCCGGCGGAGCGAATCCGCGGAATTGCCCGGACTGACGGACCCGGGCAATCGGTTGCGGACGAGCGAGGCGGTTGAGGCCGAACGCTGGCGGTGGATTGTCCGCGAGTCGCTGGGAGACTTTCCCGACTTCGAAGCCTGCTATGTGGAACTGTTCGCGTGGTTTGCCCGGCCGGAGGCGTGGGCCTGTTATCCGGATGTTCTGCCGGTCCTCTCCCGGTTGCTGGAGGACGGGTGGCCGCTGGCGCTGGCCAGCAACTTTGACCACCGATTGCATGCGGTGTGCGAGGCGACGCCGGAGCTGGCCCGGTTGCAGCCTCGCTGCATCTCGGCGGAAATCGGCTTCCGCAAGCCGGCGCCGGAATTCTTTGCGGCCGTCGCCGCAAAGTGCGACTGCGCTCCCGGGGAATTGCTGATGGTCGGTGACGATCCGAACATGGACGTCGCCGGGGCCCGGGACGCCGGCTGGCAGGCGGTGCTGATCGACCGGAGGGGCCGAACTCCCGGGCTCGGGTTGTCATCTCTGGCCGAGCTGCTCCCGCTGCTGCCGCCACGATAG
- the moaC gene encoding cyclic pyranopterin monophosphate synthase MoaC has product MNAPQLTHFDDQGGSRMVDVAGKDVSLRMARAESHVRMQPATLSLILNKQLAKGDVLEVARLAGIMATKRTADLIPLCHPLGLDGVTVALAPVDDRTLRIEATATVHGRTGVEMEALTAVTVAGLTVYDMCKAVDRAMVLGPTRLLEKQGGRSGHFVAPAV; this is encoded by the coding sequence ATGAACGCACCACAGCTCACGCATTTTGACGACCAGGGCGGCTCGCGCATGGTCGACGTCGCCGGCAAGGACGTTTCGCTGCGGATGGCGCGCGCGGAAAGCCACGTCCGCATGCAGCCGGCGACCTTGTCGCTGATTCTGAACAAGCAGCTCGCCAAGGGGGATGTACTCGAGGTCGCCCGGCTGGCAGGAATCATGGCCACGAAACGGACGGCCGACCTCATTCCGCTTTGCCATCCGCTAGGCCTGGATGGAGTGACTGTCGCGCTGGCGCCGGTCGACGACCGGACGCTGAGGATCGAGGCGACGGCGACGGTGCATGGCCGGACCGGAGTCGAGATGGAAGCCCTGACGGCGGTGACGGTTGCGGGACTGACGGTCTACGACATGTGCAAGGCCGTTGACCGGGCGATGGTCCTGGGACCGACTCGACTGCTGGAGAAGCAGGGGGGACGCTCCGGTCATTTCGTGGCGCCGGCGGTGTGA
- a CDS encoding anti-sigma factor family protein — MDCRRAKTGLALWVGEDLPDATEAAALRRHVSRCASCARYLTQLQASQDALRVAQSGPPAFVTSIWPQVKSEIVRHEKQKRHDRFNGWIPAVAMAAAVLMIVGVSFGPQLGNPPDAWQGGGQLSGLSKGVFNTPRNLFKTDPEFRAVGERPGLSRKSDSGILPASAQPHSEW, encoded by the coding sequence ATGGATTGCCGTCGGGCGAAAACTGGTTTGGCGTTGTGGGTCGGCGAAGACTTGCCGGACGCTACGGAGGCTGCGGCGCTGCGGCGGCATGTGTCGCGGTGCGCATCGTGCGCCCGATATCTGACGCAACTGCAGGCGTCGCAGGACGCCTTGCGAGTGGCTCAGTCGGGGCCGCCGGCGTTTGTGACGAGCATCTGGCCGCAGGTGAAGTCGGAGATTGTCCGGCACGAGAAGCAGAAGCGGCACGATCGGTTCAACGGTTGGATTCCCGCCGTGGCGATGGCGGCTGCGGTGTTGATGATTGTTGGCGTGTCGTTTGGTCCCCAGTTGGGGAATCCGCCAGATGCATGGCAGGGCGGGGGACAGCTTTCGGGATTGTCGAAGGGCGTGTTCAATACGCCGCGAAACCTGTTCAAGACGGATCCGGAGTTTCGGGCTGTCGGCGAGCGTCCGGGGCTTTCTCGAAAGTCGGATTCCGGGATTCTTCCTGCGAGCGCGCAGCCGCACTCTGAATGGTAG
- a CDS encoding DeoR/GlpR family DNA-binding transcription regulator, translated as MLLDQRRTEILQVIENKGFVSLHELVERLGASESTVRRDLEYLDGIGQVRRTRGGAAYTGESLMPFEERHERALTEKQRIGRYTAGLIESGQTILLDGGTTTLEVARCLNGKSLQVVTNSLPIANLLVNQPNIELILIGGYLYPRTGVALGPLAAAALQGLHVSRLILSAGGITERGLFNSNTLLVECERQMLEAADEVWVVADSSKFGRSALVHLCPLSAATRLIVDDELPESWRTVVRDAGVQMDLVEERASQETHPVSQR; from the coding sequence ATGTTGCTGGATCAACGACGCACGGAAATCTTGCAGGTCATTGAAAACAAAGGGTTTGTGTCTCTTCACGAGCTGGTCGAACGACTCGGGGCCAGTGAGTCGACGGTGCGAAGGGATTTGGAGTATCTTGACGGAATCGGGCAGGTTCGTCGCACGCGGGGTGGGGCGGCCTATACGGGCGAGTCGCTGATGCCGTTCGAAGAACGACACGAGCGGGCGCTGACTGAGAAACAGAGAATCGGGAGGTACACGGCGGGGCTGATCGAGTCCGGGCAGACGATTTTGCTCGACGGCGGAACCACGACCCTGGAGGTGGCTCGCTGCCTGAATGGCAAGTCGCTGCAGGTGGTGACGAACTCGCTCCCCATCGCGAATCTGCTGGTCAATCAACCGAACATCGAATTGATCCTGATCGGGGGGTACCTGTATCCCCGGACGGGCGTGGCGCTGGGGCCGCTGGCTGCGGCAGCGCTGCAGGGACTGCATGTCTCCCGGCTGATCCTCAGCGCGGGGGGGATTACGGAACGAGGGCTGTTCAACAGCAACACGCTGCTCGTCGAATGCGAGCGGCAGATGCTGGAGGCGGCGGACGAAGTGTGGGTGGTGGCGGACAGCAGCAAGTTCGGGCGCTCGGCGCTCGTGCATCTCTGCCCGTTGTCGGCTGCGACCCGTCTGATTGTGGATGACGAGCTGCCGGAGTCCTGGCGCACGGTCGTGCGGGACGCCGGCGTGCAGATGGATCTGGTCGAAGAGCGAGCCAGCCAGGAAACACACCCGGTCTCCCAGCGCTAA
- a CDS encoding BMC domain-containing protein: MSGEAIGLIETRGLVAQIEAADAMLKAANVTLVKQVQIGGAYITTIVRGDVGSVRAAVDAGSAAASQIGELVSSHIIARPDKSLLDHFV; the protein is encoded by the coding sequence ATGAGCGGTGAAGCGATCGGTCTCATCGAAACCCGCGGTCTGGTCGCCCAGATCGAAGCCGCGGACGCCATGCTGAAAGCGGCCAACGTCACTCTGGTCAAGCAGGTCCAGATCGGCGGCGCCTATATTACCACGATCGTTCGCGGCGACGTCGGCTCGGTCCGCGCTGCGGTCGACGCCGGCTCCGCGGCGGCCAGCCAGATTGGCGAGCTCGTCAGCTCGCACATCATCGCTCGCCCGGACAAGAGCCTGCTCGATCATTTCGTCTGA